Genomic DNA from Alicyclobacillus fastidiosus:
CGGCATACGACGCCTGTGGAACTCCGTCAAACGGCAGGCCAACGCTGCCCAGGTTCAACAGCGTCCGTTCGCCGATTTGCCTGACGTACGGCAAATGAATATGCCCGTACAAAAACACGTTGGCGTCGTGCGCAGCAAAAACCTCCCGCTTTACTGCCTGTTCGTCCGCGGTTTCCTCGAGAACCGGGAACAAATCGTGCGGAGTCGCATGAAAGGCGAACCACTCAATGCCGTCACTGCGATCGCACAGCGTCATCGGTAGTCGGTCAAGATACTCAATGTCGCCCGTCGTGAGCTCTGAGACGGTGAACTGTCGCTCTGCACTCATCATCACGAACCTGTCCTCTGGCACTTGTCCCGGCTGAATACCCGTCACCACCCACTCGTCGGCATTTCCCTTGAGGACGTCAAAGGCGGCGTCTTGCACCATCTCCAAACACGCCTTCGGATCCGGACCTCGGTAACAGATGTCCCCTAACACGTACACTTTGTCGCAGCCTGTGGAGCGGATATCGTCCAACACCGCCCGCAATGCCACCGCATTTCCGTGAATGTCCGAAATGAATGCAACTCGCATGCGTCTACCTCCTGGACGTCCATCGTCGTCGTGCAGATTTGATTTGGGAGTCGGTAGTTATGCCGTTAAATCCCTCTCCATGAGGATACCCTACGGTTGCTAGATGTTGGGCTCCACTGTCCCCAATTCGCCTAATTTTCACATATGCAGCCCAACATTGTGCACGGTTTGTGACTAGAGTCAGTCCGCGTCTTTGGGGTTGGCGCGGGCGAACGCCAACTGTCCGCCTTCGTGCGACGACCAGGCGTTTGTGATATATTTCATTGGTCGAAATAAATGTGGAAGGGGTGTGAACCGTGAGCACACAGCAAAAAGAGCTCACCTCAGGGCGATATCCATGGATGGTGCTATCCGTGACAAGCCTTGGCGTTTTGTTGACCCTTCTTAATGTAGGAACGCTCAACGTGGCATTGCCTGTTGTCTCTCGCCATTTTCACGCTACTGCTGTCACAGCAAACTGGATCCTGCTCTCATACATGTTATTTAACACCGTGTTCATCCTCATCTTCGGACGGCTCGCCGATATGTTCGGCCGTCGCAGGTTATATATCATCGGACTGTCCGCGTTTACCATCGTCAGCCTACTCATCGGCTTTGCGCCAAACATCTGGGTCCTCCTCGTCCTTCGCGTCATCCAGGCCGCGGGCGGCGCGATCGTCGTAACGAACACGACGCCGTTGTTGACCGATGCGTTTCCTGAGAAGTCCCTTCCAAAAGGGCTTGGCATCAATGTGCTCGTCGCATCTGTCGCACAGCTCGTAGGCCCTGTCGTGGGCGGATTCTTCGCGTCGGAGCTCGGGTGGCAATGGGTGTTCTGGTTCAACGTGCCGTTCGGAATCATCGGCGTGGTTTGGGCGATGATCACGCTCCGAGCGATGCCCTCGAGAGGCACGCGCGAGGCGTTTGACCTCCCCGGCAACATCTTGATTTTCTTTGCGCTCGGAGGAGCCATTCTGGCACTTTCGGAAGGCAGTACGCTGGGGTGGGGCAACCCGATCGTCATCGCGGGTTTGCTGGCGTTTGTCGTTCTGACGCCGATCTTCCTGCACATCGAGTGGCGGGCGAAGTCGCCACTGATGGACTTGCGGCTGTTCGGGCAGCGCCGATTCGCGATGGCCTACACCTCCGCCTTTCTCAACTCGTTTGCGAGATCCGCGGTGGTGCTGCTGATGGCGCTCTACTACCAAACTCTCGATCACGCCACCGCATTCACCGCTGGCCTCGCCGTGCTCCCCGTCACCGCTGGCATGCTGCTGTTGTCTCCGGTCGCTGGGTCGCTGGCCAGCCGCTTTGACGCGCGCCTCCTGTCGAGCTTGGGGTTGGCGCTGTCTGGGATCGGCGTACTCGTTCTCATTTTTGAAGTCGGGCCCGCGAGCTCGTTCGCATGGGCCGCAGTCGGAATGTTTCTCGTCGGGGCCGGGACCGCGCTGTTCATGACGCCGAATACGTCATCCATCATGACGACGATCGATCCGGCGCACAGAGGGACGGCGAACGGTTTGCGGTCGATGTTGCAGAACATGGGGCAGGTCGTGAGCACAGCCTTGTCGTTGATGCTCGTCACGGCGGGTCTGCCGCCGCGCCTGCAGGCGAGTATTTATGGAGGGAACGCCGTCGCATTGCCGCAGCGCGACGTGCACTTGATTGTCGCCGGCTTTCGAACCGCACTGCTAGCAATGCTCGTCGCGACCCTCATCGGCGTGTTGACGTCGCTCGTGCGCGGGCAGCGCACCCAGCCTACCCAAGCTCATTGAATTACTGTACCCAAATCGAGGGCCAGACCCTTAAATCCAGCCCTGAGACTCCGCCAGCTTGATGGCTTCTTGCCGCGAGCTGGCGTTTAACTTGGAAATGGCTTCGGACAAATAGTTCCGAACCGTGCCTTCCGTCAGCGCGATGTCCATGGCAATCTGTCTCGTCGACATCCCGTTCGCCGCGAGTCGCAGCACCTGTGCCTCGCGGTCGGACAGCGGATTAGCATGCTCCATCGCGGCCATCATCAGCTCTGGGCTCATCACGCGCCCGCCCTGAACGATCCGCCGAATGGCCCCCGCCAGTTCCTCGACGTGGGCATCCTTGAGCAGGTAGCCACGTGCGCCCGCCTTGACCGCGCGCTGCATGTACCCAGGTCGCGCAAACGTCGTGACGACGATGGCCTTGCAGTCCGGCAGTGCCTGGTGCAGCTGTTCCACAACTTCAAGGCCACTCATATGAGGCATTTCCACGTCTACCAAGACCACGTGAGGCCGATGAACCTTTGCCAGAGCCAAAGCCTCGATGCCGTCGCCGGCTGTGGCGACCACTTCGAAATCGTCCTCGAAATTGAGCAGAGTTGCGAGTGCGCCGCGCACGAGCGTTTGGTCCTCGGCAATCAGAATGCGAATGGTCGAGTCGGTCATTCTACCACTCCTTCACAGGAAACCGCGGGCGCGTTGGATCCGCTCGCCGCGGGCGTCGTCACGCAGACCGCCACGCCGGGGCGCCAGGGGATCGAACGAAACCAGTCTTCTGGCTCGTCGCCGTGCGACCAAAATGTCAAGCTGCCGCCAATCGCGGCGACGCGGGCCCGCATGCCGCGTAAGCCACTTCCGGTATAGCCCGCGTCGCCCGCCACTTCCATGAACGGTCTCGCCCTGGCGATGACGCCCTGGCCATCGTCCGCGATGAGCAGGAACGTCGAGCCGGCAACGTCCCGCGAGCGTTTTACAAACACGCGCTCGGCATGGCTGTGGCGCACGATGTTCGTGATGGCTTCGCGCAGACACATCGCGAGCACTTCAGACACCGCGTCAGGCATGTGCGCACTCGCGCCTAGGTCGGCCAGCGTGTCCGTCATGGTGGGTTCGATCCCGGCCGCCTTCAAGAGCTCCTGTGCCGCCGCCCACTCCTCCGCAAAGTCCGGACGGCGCATGCCTGCCACGTATTCGCGAACCTGATTGAGGGCAACGCGCGCCGCGTGTTCAATGTCGAGGATTTCGGCATGCGCAGCTTGCGGCTGTCCGCCTCGCGAAATCAGCTTGGCGGCCACCTGTGCCTTGAGCGTGATCAAGGACAGTTGGTGTCCCATGACGTCGTGGAGGTCGCGGCTGATGCGCTGCCTCTCCTGCAATTTCGTGAGCCGCTCGATCTCCGCGTTGGCGTGCGCCAACTGCTGATTCGTTTGACTGAGCTTGCCATAATAGCGCAACATGAACGTCATCGACAGCACGCCAAAGACGACGCCGCCGATCGTCGGCAGAAAGTCCATGATCGTGGTGTTAGCACGATGCAGCAGCAAGGCCGTTTCGAGGCCAGTTCCTCCGAGTAATAGAACATAGCCCCAAATCAGTGGAGACCGCGGCATGAACGACAACACCGCCGCGGGATAGTAGATCATCGCGAGGTAGCCTGGGCTAATCCACCACGACAGCAGCCAGAGAATGAGCATCATCAGGGTGATGCCGACGTATCTTCGATAGCGCCCGGGCAAGAATGCATACGTGTAAGAGATGCCAAAGGCGATAATCAGGGCGAGGCCGACGAGGATTTTGGGCAGTGGTACATAGACGAGGTAAATGGCTGGGATGAGAAGTTGCCCTAGGTAGAAGTACAGGATTCTTCGATTGCGATTCGGCGTCCACTTTGGCAACTCTCGTTTCACTTCGTCCCCTCCCCACTTCGTCGATAAATCCCTTGCGCGGTCATCGCATTCCGGTCGCTCCAAAGGCAGATCATGCGACGCGGACATCTGTGCGGCGCGCCGTCACCCAGAGGGCAATTCCTACGAATACAATAAAGTATCCAGAGAGAACCGCAAAGTCCGTGAGCGATGGCGACTTTCCGGACACCAGTTGCCACGCCACGTGCGCCAGATGATACGTCGGCATCAACTCGGCAACGTGTTTCATCAGGCTCGGCATCGTGCTCACGGGGAACCACAGACCGCCGAGGATGGACAGAATGAAATAGACTGCCGACGCGATGATCTGCGACGCGTCGAGGCCAGCCAGCTGCCCGATGAGAATGCCGAGGACAATAAACGCGAGGCCGCCGAAGGCGATCCACACGCCGGATAGAATCCATTGGAGCGGGGTCAAGTGCACGTGCTCGATCACGCCACCTACGATAAACAGCACGATGACTTCTGACATGTTGATCAGCAGATTCGCGACAATTTTGGTCGTGATGTAATGTATGGGTCGTAGCGGTGTCGTCTGGACGAGGCGCAACCAGCCCTGTGTCCGCTCGAAGGCGATGCGCGCCGACAGTCCATTCAGACCTGCCCCGACCACGCTGAACGTCGCCATCGACATCATGTAATAGGTGGCCCAAGTCGTACCTTCGAGCTTCATCTGTCCCCCAAGGAGATTGACATAGAGCAGATAGAACCCGACCGGCAGGAACAAGCTAAAAAAGAAGAACCGGCGATTGCGCGTGTTGCGCAGGATTTCAATTTTGGACTGTTGCAGCCAACTGTTCAGCATAGGCGCCCCCTTTTGCGTGCTCATTCGCCTTCGTCAGCGAGATAAACGCATCCTCCAATTGCCCCTGGGAGATCTCAAAGTGCGACGCGTCCAGCTCGCGACCGATGATGGCCCGCAAGACGTCGTCCGGCTGGCTCGTCCGGATACGAACGTGGCGTCCGCTCCACTCTGCCTCATCGACAGCGGGAAGTGCTGCCACATCTTCTTGGCGCACGTTCGGACCGGCTACAAACGACACATAGCGATTGCCAGCCCGGGCTTTGATGTCCACGACGGATCCATCGGCCGTAATTCGCCCGTCCTGCATCAGCAGTATCCGGTCCGCGATGGCGTCCGCCTCATCCAAATGGTGCGTCGTCAAAATGATGGTGCGCCCGTTCTGCCCCGCTGACGAGCGCAGATGCTCCCAAAACCCGCGGCGAGCGGATACGTCCATACCGACGGTCGGCTCATCGAGGAACAAGATGTCCGGGTTTCCAGCCATCGCTAAGGCAAACTGCAATCGGCGCTGCTGGCCCCCGCTCAGCTTGACCGCCTCTTTTCGCGCGAACTCCTCGAGATCGGCCATCTTGAGCAAAGCGTCCAGGCCGAGCGGTCGCTCATAGTAGCTTCGAAACAGGTTGATCAACTCGCGCACTTGCACCTTCGCAGGCAAACTGACCTGCTGAAGCATGACCCCAAAATGTTTGCGGGTCGAAGTCTTGATTGGGTTCTCGCCAAACACGCGGACCGATCCGCGCGTTGGGTGCGACAATCCCAACATCAACGAAATCGCCGTCGTCTTCCCTGCTCCATTGGGGCCAAGCAGCGCCACAATGGTACCGGACTCAATGCGCGCACTGACCTGTGCAACCGCCATTTTGTCACCATATTTTTTCGACACTCCGTCGAGGACGATAGCCGGTTCCATCCATCTCGCCTTCCTTTCCAAACAGCGGGGCTGTTGTTTCTAGCATAGAGGGAGAAGTGCAGGATCGGTAGTGAATGGTGTCACCTATCCAACATGACAATTGTCATATCGAATGCGCTCGCCACTACGGAAGCATGGCCGGTGGGCCCACCTGTTCGCCCTGAAACAGATGCTTGAGACTTGCGATGTGTCGAAGGTCGGACAGAATCAGTAGGTGGTCGCCAGGGCGCAACTTCGTCGCCCCCCGCGGGACGACCACCTGGTCCCCACGCACGATACCGTAGCACAACGTGTTTTCGGGGAACTTCACCTCCACCATGCGCTTGTCGACGAGGCGAGATGTCTGACCGATTTCCACAGGGAGGATCACGGCGTTTTCGCGCGTGATCGAAATGAGATCAAGGATGTTTTCGGACGGTGTGGGTTCGAGTAGATCGAGTTTTTCGGCGACCCAGTTCACGGTTAATCCCTGAACGAGCGTCGACGCGATCACGACGAAGAACACGACCTCGATCAACACGATGTACCCTGTGACCTGCGCCTCGACAGCGGAGAGAATGAGGACGATGGGGGCGGCTCCGCGCAGCCCTGCCCACGCCATGAAGGCTCGCTCCTTGGCGGTAAACCCCATCCACAACGTCGACACCCAGACGGCGGCCGGTCGCGCTAAAAACAAAGCGCCAACGGCGAGCAAAACGCCAGGTCCGGCGAGATAAGCCACGTCTCTCGGCACGAGGAACAGCCCCAGCACCACGAACATGAGAATATGCATGGTCCAAGCGAGTCCCTCATGAAAGCGGAGGATGCTGTAACGGTGCTCCAACCGTCGATTGGACAGCACCACGCTCGTCACGTACACCGCCAAAAAGCCACTGCCGTACAGCGACTGCGCAAGGGCGAAAGACAACAGGGCGAGGCCCAAGGTAAATGCGGGGTACATGCCGCCTGTGTCGAGATCGATACTGCGGTTGATGAATGAGCCGAAGATGCCTGTGAGGAGTCCGATGAAAAACCCGACGCCCATTTGCAACAGAAAGAGCACGAGTGTATACCACAGCGCTTGCGTGATGGAGTGGCTCGTCAACCTTTGCCACTCGATGAGAATGGTCGTCAAAAAAAACGCCATTGGGTCGTTTGTTCCGGATTCCAGTTCCATCACATCGACCAGTCGACGCCGGAGCGCCGTGCCTCCGAGTACACTGAACACGGAAGCTGCGTCCGTCGAACTGGCTGCGACGCCGAGCAAGGCGGCGGCGATAAAAGACACGTGTAAGAGTTTATACGCCAAGGCCGTCATAATGGCCGCAGACACCACTACGCCGACGGTCGCCAGCGAGATGGACGGTGCAAAAGCCCGCTTGACGCGACGCAGTGAGGTGTGAAGGCCACCTTCAAAGAGGATAAAAGCGAGGGCGAGATAGCTCAGGTCCTTCGCCGTCGTGGGGGTGATGGTCTCAAAGACCGCCGGATAAATGGCCGCGTAGACGGCGCCAATGCCGACGAAGCTGATGAGCGCTGGGAATCCCAGTTGTTTATTGACGCGAACG
This window encodes:
- a CDS encoding metallophosphoesterase family protein is translated as MRVAFISDIHGNAVALRAVLDDIRSTGCDKVYVLGDICYRGPDPKACLEMVQDAAFDVLKGNADEWVVTGIQPGQVPEDRFVMMSAERQFTVSELTTGDIEYLDRLPMTLCDRSDGIEWFAFHATPHDLFPVLEETADEQAVKREVFAAHDANVFLYGHIHLPYVRQIGERTLLNLGSVGLPFDGVPQASYAVVDFHRARVDINLRRVPYDVDAAVRRLQEVDYPNVPYLTRLLREARP
- a CDS encoding MFS transporter; protein product: MSTQQKELTSGRYPWMVLSVTSLGVLLTLLNVGTLNVALPVVSRHFHATAVTANWILLSYMLFNTVFILIFGRLADMFGRRRLYIIGLSAFTIVSLLIGFAPNIWVLLVLRVIQAAGGAIVVTNTTPLLTDAFPEKSLPKGLGINVLVASVAQLVGPVVGGFFASELGWQWVFWFNVPFGIIGVVWAMITLRAMPSRGTREAFDLPGNILIFFALGGAILALSEGSTLGWGNPIVIAGLLAFVVLTPIFLHIEWRAKSPLMDLRLFGQRRFAMAYTSAFLNSFARSAVVLLMALYYQTLDHATAFTAGLAVLPVTAGMLLLSPVAGSLASRFDARLLSSLGLALSGIGVLVLIFEVGPASSFAWAAVGMFLVGAGTALFMTPNTSSIMTTIDPAHRGTANGLRSMLQNMGQVVSTALSLMLVTAGLPPRLQASIYGGNAVALPQRDVHLIVAGFRTALLAMLVATLIGVLTSLVRGQRTQPTQAH
- a CDS encoding response regulator transcription factor produces the protein MTDSTIRILIAEDQTLVRGALATLLNFEDDFEVVATAGDGIEALALAKVHRPHVVLVDVEMPHMSGLEVVEQLHQALPDCKAIVVTTFARPGYMQRAVKAGARGYLLKDAHVEELAGAIRRIVQGGRVMSPELMMAAMEHANPLSDREAQVLRLAANGMSTRQIAMDIALTEGTVRNYLSEAISKLNASSRQEAIKLAESQGWI
- a CDS encoding sensor histidine kinase, whose translation is MKRELPKWTPNRNRRILYFYLGQLLIPAIYLVYVPLPKILVGLALIIAFGISYTYAFLPGRYRRYVGITLMMLILWLLSWWISPGYLAMIYYPAAVLSFMPRSPLIWGYVLLLGGTGLETALLLHRANTTIMDFLPTIGGVVFGVLSMTFMLRYYGKLSQTNQQLAHANAEIERLTKLQERQRISRDLHDVMGHQLSLITLKAQVAAKLISRGGQPQAAHAEILDIEHAARVALNQVREYVAGMRRPDFAEEWAAAQELLKAAGIEPTMTDTLADLGASAHMPDAVSEVLAMCLREAITNIVRHSHAERVFVKRSRDVAGSTFLLIADDGQGVIARARPFMEVAGDAGYTGSGLRGMRARVAAIGGSLTFWSHGDEPEDWFRSIPWRPGVAVCVTTPAASGSNAPAVSCEGVVE
- a CDS encoding ABC transporter permease; this encodes MLNSWLQQSKIEILRNTRNRRFFFFSLFLPVGFYLLYVNLLGGQMKLEGTTWATYYMMSMATFSVVGAGLNGLSARIAFERTQGWLRLVQTTPLRPIHYITTKIVANLLINMSEVIVLFIVGGVIEHVHLTPLQWILSGVWIAFGGLAFIVLGILIGQLAGLDASQIIASAVYFILSILGGLWFPVSTMPSLMKHVAELMPTYHLAHVAWQLVSGKSPSLTDFAVLSGYFIVFVGIALWVTARRTDVRVA
- a CDS encoding ABC transporter ATP-binding protein — translated: MEPAIVLDGVSKKYGDKMAVAQVSARIESGTIVALLGPNGAGKTTAISLMLGLSHPTRGSVRVFGENPIKTSTRKHFGVMLQQVSLPAKVQVRELINLFRSYYERPLGLDALLKMADLEEFARKEAVKLSGGQQRRLQFALAMAGNPDILFLDEPTVGMDVSARRGFWEHLRSSAGQNGRTIILTTHHLDEADAIADRILLMQDGRITADGSVVDIKARAGNRYVSFVAGPNVRQEDVAALPAVDEAEWSGRHVRIRTSQPDDVLRAIIGRELDASHFEISQGQLEDAFISLTKANEHAKGGAYAEQLAATVQN
- a CDS encoding potassium/proton antiporter, whose protein sequence is MNTITLVVAVVLLCGVLLVRVNKQLGFPALISFVGIGAVYAAIYPAVFETITPTTAKDLSYLALAFILFEGGLHTSLRRVKRAFAPSISLATVGVVVSAAIMTALAYKLLHVSFIAAALLGVAASSTDAASVFSVLGGTALRRRLVDVMELESGTNDPMAFFLTTILIEWQRLTSHSITQALWYTLVLFLLQMGVGFFIGLLTGIFGSFINRSIDLDTGGMYPAFTLGLALLSFALAQSLYGSGFLAVYVTSVVLSNRRLEHRYSILRFHEGLAWTMHILMFVVLGLFLVPRDVAYLAGPGVLLAVGALFLARPAAVWVSTLWMGFTAKERAFMAWAGLRGAAPIVLILSAVEAQVTGYIVLIEVVFFVVIASTLVQGLTVNWVAEKLDLLEPTPSENILDLISITRENAVILPVEIGQTSRLVDKRMVEVKFPENTLCYGIVRGDQVVVPRGATKLRPGDHLLILSDLRHIASLKHLFQGEQVGPPAMLP